One stretch of Lytechinus variegatus isolate NC3 chromosome 17, Lvar_3.0, whole genome shotgun sequence DNA includes these proteins:
- the LOC121431432 gene encoding regucalcin-like — translation MTVEVYLKDMGYLLEGPHWDDVNNKLYYVDIFGNAIHRYDVASQKDEKVDIGESVGASVPTRSGKTLVAAKHKMGYCDWRTGNFETVAMVDEDKPTTRFNDGKCDPAGRLWAGTMGAEEVLAGVEKGKGSLFCLHSNMRVTKHVDNIDISNGMAWTADRKTLYYIDTLRHGVDAFDYNNETAEIGNRRQVVKVPDEEGLPDGMCIDSEDMLWVALFNGDVINRYNPKTGEKLQTIRFPTTNITSCCWGGPNLDELYVTSAKHFLTDEQKRTQPLAGSVFRVTGLGVKGVKCEPFNDN, via the exons ATGACGGTCGAGGTGTACCTCAAGGATATGGGCTATCTCCTAGAAGGCCCTCACTGGGATGACGTCAACAATAAACTCTATTACGTCGATATCTTCGGGAACGCCATCCATCGATACGATGTCGCCTCGCAGAAGGATGAGAAGGTCGATATAG GTGAGAGCGTAGGGGCCTCTGTCCCGACTCGCAGCGGGAAGACTCTGGTCGCTGCCAAGCATAAGATGGGCTATTGTGATTGGAGAACGGGTAACTTCGAGACCGTTGCTATGGTGGACGAAGACAAGCCGACGACGAGATTTAACGACGGAAAGTGCGACCCCGCCGGTAGATTATGGGCAG GTACAATGGGCGCAGAGGAAGTATTGGCTGGTGTTGAGAAAGGAAAGGGCTCCCTCTTTTGTCTTCATTCTAACATGAGGGTCACCAAACATGTTGATAAT ATTGACATTTCCAATGGCATGGCGTGGACTGCTGACCGAAAAACTTTGTACTACATTGATACACTGAGACATGGCGTCGATGCTTTCGACTATAACAACGAAACAGCTGAAATTG GTAACCGTCGTCAAGTTGTGAAAGTTCCTGACGAAGAGGGCCTCCCTGACGGTATGTGTATCGATAGCGAGGATATGCTGTGGGTTGCACTCTTCAATGGTGACGTCATTAATAGATACAACCCCAAAACAG gtgAAAAGTTGCAAACGATCCGCTTCCCGACCACGAACATTACAAGCTGCTGCTGGGGAGGACCCAACCTGGATGAACTCTACGTCACCAGCGCCAAACATTTCCTCACCGACGAACAAAAGAGAACACAACCATTGGCTGGATCTGTCTTTCGGGTCACCGGCCTCGGGGTCAAAGGGGTCAAGTGTGAACCATTTAATGATAATTAG